Proteins encoded together in one Neisseria lactamica window:
- a CDS encoding amino acid aminotransferase, which translates to MYRHIEYYPGDPILSLVETFKNDPRPEKVNLSIGIYFDDEGKMPVLESVRRAETARAAAPAPSPYLPMEGLDAYRSAVQHLLFGKDNPALAQGRIVTVQTLGGSGALKVGADFLHRWFPEARAYVSDPTWDNHRGIFEGAGFEVGTYPYYDPATVGVKFDEMTAFFNTLPENSVLILHPCCHNPTGADMSEQQWDEVLHIIKTRKLIPFMDIAYQGFGGDLDSDAYAVRKAVEMELPLFVSNSFSKNLSLYGERVGGLSVVCPNKEEADLVFGQLKFTVRRIYSSPPAHGAYIAADVMSSPELYALWQNEVYMMRDRIRAMRQKLYGVLTDRIPDRDFTYFIKQRGMFGYTGLSVGQVRRLRDEFAVYLLDSGRMCVAGLNTSNTGYVARAFAEVLK; encoded by the coding sequence ATGTACCGACACATCGAATACTATCCCGGCGATCCGATTTTGAGTTTGGTCGAAACCTTCAAAAACGACCCGCGCCCCGAAAAAGTCAATTTGAGCATAGGCATTTATTTCGACGACGAAGGCAAAATGCCCGTGTTGGAATCCGTGCGCCGTGCCGAAACCGCCCGCGCCGCCGCGCCTGCGCCGTCGCCCTACCTGCCGATGGAAGGTTTGGATGCTTACCGCAGCGCGGTGCAGCATTTATTGTTCGGCAAAGACAACCCCGCGCTCGCACAAGGACGCATCGTTACCGTGCAAACCTTGGGCGGCTCGGGCGCGCTCAAAGTCGGAGCGGATTTCCTGCACCGCTGGTTTCCCGAAGCGCGCGCCTACGTCAGCGACCCGACTTGGGACAACCATCGCGGCATTTTTGAAGGCGCAGGTTTCGAAGTCGGCACTTACCCATATTACGACCCCGCCACTGTCGGCGTGAAATTCGACGAAATGACCGCGTTTTTCAACACCCTGCCCGAAAACAGCGTCTTAATCCTGCATCCCTGCTGCCACAATCCGACCGGCGCGGATATGTCGGAACAGCAATGGGACGAAGTGTTGCACATCATCAAAACGCGCAAACTGATTCCGTTTATGGACATCGCCTACCAAGGCTTCGGGGGCGATTTGGACAGCGATGCCTACGCCGTCCGCAAGGCTGTGGAAATGGAATTGCCCTTGTTTGTCAGCAATTCCTTCTCGAAAAACCTGTCGCTCTACGGCGAGCGCGTCGGCGGCTTGAGCGTGGTTTGCCCGAATAAGGAAGAAGCGGATTTGGTGTTCGGACAACTCAAATTTACCGTCCGCCGCATCTACTCCAGCCCGCCCGCGCACGGCGCGTATATCGCCGCCGACGTGATGAGCAGCCCCGAACTTTACGCTTTGTGGCAAAACGAGGTTTATATGATGCGCGACCGCATCCGTGCGATGCGGCAGAAACTTTACGGCGTATTGACCGACCGAATCCCCGACCGCGATTTCACTTATTTCATCAAGCAGCGCGGAATGTTCGGCTACACGGGGTTGAGCGTGGGGCAGGTCCGCCGGTTGCGCGACGAATTTGCCGTTTACCTGCTGGATTCGGGCAGGATGTGCGTCGCCGGGCTGAATACGTCGAATACCGGCTATGTTGCCCGCGCATTCGCGGAAGTCTTGAAATAA
- the gcvP gene encoding aminomethyl-transferring glycine dehydrogenase, producing the protein MKLSELFNPDEFAARHLSFGDEAALLETLGEKSMDDFVGNTVPQSIRMPSELDLPEALTEADALAKLKGIASKNVINKSYIGLGYYPTRVPNVILRNVLENPGWYTAYTPYQAEIAQGRLEALLNFQQVCIDLTGFPVAGASLLDEATAAAEAMAMAHRVGKVKSERFFVDARVYPQTLDVMKTRAKYFGFELVVGDFAQADDGEYFGALFQYVGKDGDVQDLQDVIGRLKAKGTIVTIAADIMSLVLLKPPAELGADIALGNTQRFGVPMGFGGPHAAYFAFKDEFKRSAPGRIIGVSKDASGKPALRMALSTREQHIRREKATSNICTAQALLANLAGMYAVYHGPEGVKRIANRIHALASAFADALVSDGLNVVHKVFFDTVTVDFGSKEKADQVFAVALESGYNLRRVNDTQIAAAFHETSVREDLTDLYRAFAGKDTFAFADDVKGRLNARLLRQDDILQHPVFNRYHTEHEMLRYLKKLEDRDLAMNRSMISLGSCTMKLNATAEMLPITWAEFSDIHPYAPEAQTAGYRELLADMENSLKAITGFDAISFQPNSGAQGEYSGMLSIRRYQEANGEGHRNICLIPKSAHGTNPATAAMLGLKVVVVDTDEHGNVNIDDLKAKAEQHRDALSAIMITYPSTHGVYEEGIRDICRIIHENGGQVYMDGANLNAQIGIMQPAEVGADVLHMNLHKTFCIPHGGGGPGMGPIGLKAHLAPFAPGHTLTDTHSASAGQTAVSSAAFGSASILPITWMYLTMMGKQGMEQATRWALLNANYVAKRLGEDYPILYTGKNGRVAHECIVDLRPLKAESGITETDIAKRLMDYGFHAPTVSFPVAGTLMIEPTESESKAELDRFIAALKQIKQEVLKVGRGEWPKEDNPLVNAPHTASDVTGEWAHPYSREEAVFPLPFVREHKFWPSVNRVDDVYGDRNLVCNCPPMENYED; encoded by the coding sequence ATGAAACTATCTGAATTGTTCAACCCCGACGAATTTGCCGCACGGCATTTGAGTTTCGGCGACGAGGCCGCGCTTTTGGAAACGCTCGGCGAGAAAAGTATGGACGATTTTGTCGGCAATACCGTGCCGCAAAGTATCCGTATGCCGTCCGAACTCGATTTGCCCGAGGCCTTGACCGAGGCGGACGCATTGGCGAAATTGAAAGGCATCGCGTCGAAAAACGTGATCAACAAGTCCTATATCGGCTTGGGCTATTATCCGACCCGCGTGCCGAACGTAATTTTACGCAACGTGTTGGAAAATCCGGGCTGGTACACCGCCTACACGCCGTATCAGGCGGAAATCGCCCAAGGGCGTTTGGAAGCGTTGTTGAACTTCCAACAAGTGTGTATCGATTTGACCGGTTTCCCTGTGGCAGGCGCGTCTTTGCTGGACGAGGCGACCGCCGCCGCCGAAGCGATGGCGATGGCGCACCGCGTGGGCAAAGTGAAATCCGAGCGTTTCTTTGTGGATGCGCGCGTGTATCCGCAGACTTTGGACGTGATGAAAACCCGTGCCAAATATTTCGGCTTCGAGCTGGTGGTCGGCGATTTTGCCCAAGCGGATGACGGCGAATACTTCGGCGCGCTGTTCCAATACGTCGGTAAAGACGGCGACGTGCAAGACTTGCAGGACGTTATCGGCCGTCTGAAAGCCAAAGGCACAATCGTTACCATTGCAGCCGACATCATGAGCTTGGTCTTGCTGAAACCGCCTGCCGAATTGGGCGCGGACATCGCGCTGGGCAACACACAACGCTTCGGCGTACCGATGGGCTTCGGCGGGCCGCACGCCGCTTATTTCGCGTTTAAAGACGAGTTCAAACGTTCCGCCCCGGGCCGCATCATCGGCGTATCCAAAGACGCATCGGGCAAACCTGCCTTGCGTATGGCTTTGTCCACCCGCGAGCAACACATCCGCCGCGAAAAAGCGACATCCAATATTTGTACCGCACAAGCATTGCTGGCGAACTTGGCGGGTATGTATGCCGTTTACCACGGCCCTGAAGGCGTGAAACGCATTGCCAACCGCATTCACGCGCTGGCTTCCGCCTTTGCCGATGCGCTGGTTTCAGACGGCCTGAATGTGGTTCACAAAGTCTTCTTCGATACCGTTACCGTCGATTTCGGCAGCAAAGAAAAAGCAGACCAAGTGTTTGCCGTTGCTTTGGAATCGGGCTACAACCTGCGCCGCGTCAACGATACCCAAATCGCCGCCGCCTTCCACGAAACATCCGTGCGCGAAGATTTGACCGATTTGTACCGCGCATTTGCCGGCAAGGATACGTTCGCATTTGCCGATGATGTCAAAGGCCGTCTGAATGCCAGATTGCTGCGTCAGGACGACATTCTGCAACATCCCGTGTTCAACCGTTACCACACCGAACACGAAATGCTGCGCTATCTGAAAAAACTCGAAGACCGCGACTTGGCGATGAACCGCAGTATGATTTCATTGGGCAGCTGCACCATGAAACTCAACGCGACTGCGGAAATGTTGCCGATTACTTGGGCTGAGTTCTCCGACATCCACCCTTACGCTCCCGAAGCGCAAACCGCCGGCTACCGCGAATTGCTTGCCGACATGGAAAACAGCCTGAAAGCCATCACCGGCTTTGACGCGATTTCCTTCCAGCCCAACTCCGGCGCGCAGGGCGAATACAGCGGTATGCTCTCCATCCGCCGCTATCAGGAAGCCAACGGCGAGGGACACCGCAACATCTGCCTGATTCCCAAATCCGCCCACGGCACCAACCCCGCCACCGCCGCAATGTTGGGCTTGAAAGTCGTCGTTGTCGATACCGACGAACACGGCAACGTCAACATCGACGATTTGAAAGCCAAAGCCGAACAACACCGCGACGCTTTGTCCGCCATCATGATTACCTATCCGTCCACCCACGGCGTGTACGAAGAAGGCATCCGCGACATCTGCCGCATCATCCACGAAAACGGCGGACAGGTTTACATGGACGGCGCCAACCTTAACGCCCAAATCGGCATCATGCAGCCTGCCGAAGTCGGCGCGGACGTGTTGCACATGAACCTGCACAAAACCTTCTGTATCCCTCACGGCGGCGGAGGCCCGGGCATGGGTCCCATCGGTCTGAAAGCCCACCTTGCCCCGTTTGCCCCGGGCCATACCTTGACCGACACCCACAGCGCAAGTGCCGGGCAAACTGCCGTTTCTTCCGCCGCATTCGGTTCTGCGTCCATCCTGCCGATTACTTGGATGTACCTGACCATGATGGGCAAACAAGGTATGGAGCAGGCGACACGCTGGGCATTGCTCAACGCCAACTACGTCGCCAAACGTCTGGGCGAAGACTATCCGATTCTCTACACCGGCAAAAACGGCCGCGTCGCGCACGAATGTATCGTTGATTTGCGTCCGCTCAAAGCCGAAAGCGGCATCACCGAAACCGACATCGCCAAACGCCTGATGGACTACGGCTTCCACGCGCCGACGGTTTCCTTCCCTGTTGCCGGTACGCTGATGATCGAACCGACCGAGAGCGAAAGCAAAGCCGAACTCGACCGCTTCATCGCCGCCCTGAAACAAATCAAACAGGAAGTGCTGAAAGTCGGGCGCGGCGAATGGCCGAAAGAGGACAATCCGCTGGTCAACGCTCCGCATACCGCATCCGATGTAACCGGCGAATGGGCGCATCCGTACTCCCGTGAAGAAGCCGTCTTCCCGTTGCCGTTTGTCCGCGAACACAAATTCTGGCCGAGCGTCAACCGCGTGGACGACGTGTACGGCGACCGCAACCTCGTGTGCAACTGCCCGCCGATGGAAAATTATGAAGACTGA
- a CDS encoding arylesterase, whose amino-acid sequence MPSEKPMNRRTFLLGAGALLLTACGRKSARTHAKIPEGSTVLALGDSLTFGYGANPDESYPAQLQKLTGWNVVNGGVSGDTSAQALSRLPALLARKPKLVIVGIGGNDFLRKVPEEQTRANIAKIIETVQKENIPAVLVGVPHITLGALFGHLSDHPLYEDLSEEYGIPLFGGAWAEILGDNNLKSDQIHANGKGYRRFAEKLSDFLHAQGFR is encoded by the coding sequence ATGCCGTCTGAAAAACCAATGAACAGAAGAACCTTCCTCCTCGGCGCAGGCGCGTTGCTCCTTACCGCCTGCGGCAGAAAATCCGCCCGAACCCACGCCAAAATTCCCGAAGGAAGCACCGTACTTGCCTTGGGCGATTCGCTCACCTTCGGCTACGGCGCAAACCCTGACGAATCCTACCCCGCGCAACTGCAAAAACTGACGGGTTGGAACGTCGTCAACGGCGGCGTATCGGGCGATACATCCGCGCAAGCCCTGTCGCGCCTGCCCGCGCTGTTGGCACGCAAACCCAAGCTTGTGATTGTCGGCATAGGCGGCAACGACTTTCTGCGCAAAGTTCCCGAAGAACAGACCCGCGCCAATATCGCGAAAATCATCGAAACCGTGCAAAAGGAAAACATCCCCGCCGTCCTCGTCGGCGTGCCGCACATCACACTGGGCGCGTTGTTCGGGCATTTGAGCGACCATCCGCTGTATGAGGATTTGTCCGAGGAATACGGCATTCCGCTGTTCGGCGGCGCGTGGGCGGAAATTTTGGGCGATAATAATCTGAAATCCGACCAAATCCACGCCAACGGCAAAGGCTACCGCCGGTTTGCCGAGAAATTGTCCGATTTCCTGCACGCGCAGGGATTCCGATAA
- a CDS encoding c-type cytochrome translates to MKQLRDNKAQGSALFTLVSGIVIVIAVLYFLIKLAGSGSFGDVDATTEAATQTRIQPVGQLTMGDGIPVGERQGEQIFGKICIQCHAADSNVPNAPKLEHNGDWAPRIAQGFDTLFQHALNGFKAMPAKGGAADLTDQELKRAITYMANKSGGSFPNPDEAAPADNAASGTASAPADNAAPAEAKAEDKGAAAPAAGVDGKKVFEATCQACHGGSIPGIPGIGKKDDWAPRIKKGKETLHKHALEGFNAMPAKGGNAGLSDDEVKAAVDYMANQSGAKF, encoded by the coding sequence ATGAAACAACTCCGCGACAATAAAGCCCAAGGCTCTGCACTGTTTACCCTTGTGAGCGGTATCGTTATTGTTATTGCAGTCCTTTATTTCCTGATTAAGCTGGCGGGCAGCGGCTCATTCGGCGATGTCGATGCCACTACGGAAGCGGCAACGCAGACCCGCATCCAGCCTGTCGGACAATTGACGATGGGCGACGGTATCCCCGTCGGCGAACGCCAAGGCGAACAGATTTTCGGCAAAATCTGTATCCAATGCCATGCGGCGGACAGCAATGTGCCGAACGCCCCGAAACTGGAGCACAACGGCGACTGGGCGCCGCGTATCGCACAAGGTTTCGATACCTTGTTCCAACACGCGCTGAACGGATTTAAGGCGATGCCCGCAAAAGGCGGCGCGGCAGACCTGACCGATCAGGAACTCAAACGGGCGATTACCTACATGGCAAACAAAAGCGGAGGTTCTTTCCCGAATCCTGATGAGGCTGCGCCTGCCGACAATGCCGCTTCAGGAACAGCTTCTGCTCCTGCCGATAATGCAGCTCCGGCGGAAGCGAAGGCAGAAGACAAGGGTGCGGCAGCCCCTGCGGCCGGCGTTGACGGTAAAAAAGTCTTCGAAGCAACCTGTCAGGCGTGCCACGGCGGTTCGATTCCCGGCATTCCCGGCATAGGCAAAAAAGACGATTGGGCGCCGCGTATCAAAAAAGGCAAAGAAACCTTGCACAAACACGCCCTTGAAGGCTTCAATGCGATGCCTGCCAAAGGCGGCAATGCCGGCTTGAGCGACGACGAAGTCAAAGCGGCCGTTGACTATATGGCCAACCAATCCGGCGCAAAATTTTAA
- a CDS encoding ProQ/FINO family protein encodes MTQETALGAALKSAVQTMSKKKQTEMIADHIYGKYDVFKRFKPLALGIDQDLIAALPQYDAALIARVLANHCRRPRYLKALARGGKRFDLNNRFKGEVTPEEQAIAQNHPFVQQALQRQSAQAVAETPSVEAEAAESSTAE; translated from the coding sequence ATGACACAAGAAACCGCTTTGGGCGCGGCGCTGAAATCCGCCGTGCAGACTATGAGCAAAAAGAAACAGACCGAAATGATCGCCGACCACATCTACGGCAAATACGATGTATTCAAACGCTTCAAACCGTTGGCGCTCGGCATCGATCAGGATTTGATTGCCGCTTTGCCGCAATACGATGCCGCACTGATTGCACGCGTCCTCGCCAACCACTGCCGCCGTCCGCGCTATCTTAAAGCCTTGGCGCGCGGAGGCAAACGTTTCGATTTGAACAACCGTTTCAAAGGCGAAGTTACCCCCGAAGAACAGGCAATCGCGCAAAACCATCCTTTCGTGCAGCAGGCTTTGCAACGGCAGTCCGCCCAAGCTGTCGCCGAAACGCCGTCTGTTGAAGCCGAAGCAGCCGAATCTTCCACAGCAGAATAA
- a CDS encoding DNA-3-methyladenine glycosylase I — translation MNYCEFAASLPENTDNPNKHYHDTQYGFPIEDDNELFERLVLEINQAGLSWTLILKKRQAFQTAFERFDINTVAAFDDTDRERLLADAGIVRNRLKIDAAIFNARQIQALQQEYGSFKNWLDAHHPRSKDEWVKLFKKHFKFVGGEIVGEFLMSTGYLKGAHAESCPVYRETLKYHPKWLDAV, via the coding sequence GTGAACTATTGCGAATTTGCCGCCTCACTTCCCGAAAACACCGATAACCCGAACAAACATTACCACGACACGCAATACGGTTTTCCGATTGAGGACGACAATGAATTGTTTGAGAGGCTGGTGTTGGAAATCAATCAGGCAGGATTGAGTTGGACACTGATATTGAAGAAGCGGCAGGCATTTCAGACGGCATTTGAAAGGTTCGACATCAATACCGTTGCCGCCTTCGACGACACCGACCGCGAACGCCTGCTTGCCGACGCGGGCATCGTCCGCAACCGCCTGAAAATCGATGCCGCCATTTTCAATGCACGGCAAATCCAAGCGTTGCAACAAGAATACGGCTCGTTCAAGAACTGGCTCGACGCGCACCATCCGCGAAGCAAAGACGAATGGGTCAAACTCTTTAAAAAACATTTCAAATTTGTCGGCGGCGAAATCGTCGGCGAATTTCTGATGAGTACCGGCTACCTCAAAGGCGCGCACGCCGAAAGCTGTCCGGTTTACCGTGAAACCCTGAAATACCACCCGAAATGGCTCGATGCCGTCTGA
- the aroC gene encoding chorismate synthase, with amino-acid sequence MAGNTFGQFFTVTTFGESHGAGLGCIIDGCPPGLELSEADIQFDLDRRKPGTSRHVTQRREADQVEILSGVFEGKTTGTPIALLIRNTDQRSKDYGNIAQSFRPGHADYTYWHKYGTRDYRGGGRSSARETAARVAAGAVAKKWLKEKFGTEITAYVTQVGEKEIQFEGCEHISQNPFFAANQSQIAELEHYMDSVRKSLDSVGAKLHIEAANVPVGLGEPVFDRLDAEIAYAMMGINAVKGVEIGAGFGSVTQRGSEHGDELTPQGFLSNHAGGILGGISTGQNIRVNIAIKPTSSIATPRRSIDINGNPVELATHGRHDPCVGLRAAPIAEAMLALVLIDHALRHRAQNADVRVNTPDITLSNK; translated from the coding sequence ATGGCAGGCAACACTTTCGGACAATTCTTTACCGTTACCACCTTCGGCGAAAGCCACGGCGCAGGTTTGGGCTGCATCATCGACGGCTGCCCGCCCGGCTTGGAATTAAGCGAAGCGGATATCCAATTTGACCTCGACCGGCGCAAACCCGGCACCAGCCGCCACGTTACCCAACGCCGCGAAGCCGACCAAGTCGAAATCCTCTCCGGCGTCTTCGAAGGCAAAACCACCGGCACGCCCATCGCCCTCTTAATCCGCAATACCGACCAACGCAGCAAAGACTACGGCAACATCGCCCAAAGTTTCCGCCCCGGCCACGCCGACTATACCTATTGGCACAAATACGGCACGCGCGACTACCGGGGCGGCGGCAGGAGTTCGGCCCGCGAAACCGCCGCCCGCGTTGCCGCCGGAGCCGTCGCCAAAAAATGGCTGAAAGAAAAATTCGGCACGGAAATTACCGCCTACGTTACCCAAGTCGGCGAAAAAGAAATTCAGTTTGAAGGCTGCGAACACATTTCCCAAAATCCCTTCTTCGCCGCCAACCAAAGCCAAATTGCCGAGCTGGAACACTATATGGACAGCGTGCGCAAATCGTTGGATTCCGTCGGCGCGAAACTGCATATCGAAGCAGCCAATGTCCCCGTCGGCTTGGGCGAACCCGTTTTCGACCGCCTCGATGCCGAAATCGCCTACGCGATGATGGGCATCAACGCCGTAAAAGGCGTGGAAATCGGTGCGGGCTTCGGCAGCGTAACGCAACGCGGCAGCGAACACGGCGACGAACTGACCCCGCAAGGCTTCCTGTCCAACCACGCCGGCGGCATCCTCGGCGGCATCAGCACCGGACAAAACATCCGCGTCAATATCGCCATCAAACCCACCAGCTCCATCGCCACGCCGCGCCGCAGCATCGATATCAACGGCAACCCCGTCGAACTCGCCACCCACGGCAGACACGACCCCTGCGTCGGACTGCGCGCCGCGCCGATTGCAGAAGCTATGCTGGCATTGGTTTTAATCGACCACGCCCTGCGCCATCGAGCGCAAAATGCCGACGTTCGGGTTAATACGCCCGACATTACCCTTTCAAACAAATAA
- the trmA gene encoding tRNA (uridine(54)-C5)-methyltransferase TrmA has product MSDYTQQLQDKKDRLKTLFAGLDVPEWEVYESLDKHYRMRAEFRIWHEGGEMFYAMFEKGQKAGGASLIRCDRFDAASEAVNRLMPELIALAAQSAELRNRWYAVEFLSTLGGEMLVTMIYHKRLDDEWIRAAQALQQQLDISVIGRSRGQKIVLKQDYVTETLKVGNRDFHYRQIEGGFTQPNAAVCQKMLEWACGAAEGLGGDLLELYCGNGNFTLPLSEKFERVLATEISKTSVGAAQWNIEANGIGNIKIARLSAEEFTEAYTGKREFKRLKEGGIALADYAFSTIFVDPPRAGIDGETLKLVSQFDNIIYISCNPETLRANLDTLAQTHTVERAALFDQFPFTPHIESGVLLKKKILGKSKR; this is encoded by the coding sequence ATGAGCGACTACACGCAGCAGCTTCAAGATAAAAAAGACCGCCTTAAAACCCTTTTTGCAGGTTTGGATGTTCCCGAGTGGGAAGTGTATGAATCCCTGGACAAACACTATCGTATGCGCGCCGAGTTCCGTATTTGGCACGAAGGCGGTGAAATGTTTTACGCTATGTTTGAAAAAGGGCAGAAGGCCGGCGGGGCAAGCCTGATCCGTTGCGACCGCTTCGATGCTGCTTCCGAGGCCGTCAACCGCCTGATGCCCGAATTGATCGCCCTTGCCGCCCAATCTGCCGAACTGAGAAACCGTTGGTATGCCGTCGAATTTCTGTCTACGCTCGGCGGAGAAATGCTGGTTACTATGATTTACCACAAAAGGCTTGACGATGAGTGGATACGGGCGGCGCAAGCGTTACAGCAACAGCTGGATATTTCCGTTATCGGGCGGAGCAGGGGGCAGAAAATAGTCTTAAAACAGGACTATGTGACGGAAACTTTGAAGGTCGGCAACCGGGATTTCCATTATCGGCAAATTGAAGGCGGTTTTACCCAACCCAATGCTGCCGTGTGTCAAAAAATGCTTGAATGGGCATGCGGTGCGGCAGAAGGGCTGGGTGGGGATTTGCTCGAACTATATTGCGGAAACGGCAATTTTACGCTTCCTTTATCTGAAAAGTTTGAACGTGTTTTGGCAACCGAGATTTCCAAAACTTCAGTAGGCGCGGCGCAATGGAATATTGAGGCAAACGGGATAGGCAACATCAAAATCGCCCGCCTGTCTGCCGAAGAATTTACCGAAGCCTATACCGGAAAACGTGAGTTTAAACGCCTTAAGGAGGGCGGTATTGCTTTGGCGGATTACGCATTTTCCACTATTTTCGTCGATCCGCCGCGTGCCGGTATCGATGGGGAAACTTTGAAGCTGGTGTCGCAGTTCGACAATATTATCTACATTTCCTGTAATCCTGAAACGCTGCGTGCCAATTTGGACACCTTGGCACAAACCCATACGGTAGAGCGTGCCGCCCTGTTCGATCAATTTCCGTTTACGCCGCATATTGAAAGCGGCGTACTGTTGAAAAAGAAAATCCTTGGAAAAAGCAAGAGGTAA
- the parE gene encoding DNA topoisomerase IV subunit B: protein MAKNNQYSESSITVLKGLEPVKERPGMYTRTDSPTHICQEVIDNAADEALGGFATAIDVQIHEDGSLSVHDNGRGIPVGLHPEEGVPVVELVFTRLHAGGKFNKKDGGSAYAFSGGLHGVGVSVTNALSTRLEVTVKREGKIHRIVFAGGDVVEPLAQVGKCAVKDSGTEVRVWPDGKYFESPNYSISELERLLRAKAVLLPGVRVSLTRPVKGEDEARTQTWHYPDGLKSYLTDLIADAQEAVPLFSCENYISDDHNGDFSIGEGAAFALTWLEEGSCANESYVNLIPTPLGGTHEAGLKQAVFNAVNNFINLHNLLPRGVKVQSDDVFGKTAFVLSARVLDPQFQGQTKDKLTNRDALKLVAAVSGDPLELWLNQNVDFGKKIAELAIRQAQARMRSVKKIEKKKGSGVAVLPGKLTDCESEDIRENELFLVEGDSAGGSAKLARDKATQAILPLRGKVLNSFEVHPDQLFGNAEIHDISVAIGVDPHGINDHPDLSGLRYGKIAILSDADVDGSHIQVLLLTLFYRHFPKLVADGHIYVAQPPLFRVDVNAQGKSKPARKFYALDQNELDGILERLQKEGVKETAYSISRFKGLGEMNPDQLKDTTMHPDTRRLLQVQIPEGADDETRDIFVKLMGKGEAAARRAWMEREGDTAELDI, encoded by the coding sequence ATGGCTAAAAACAACCAATACAGCGAATCCAGCATCACCGTCCTCAAAGGCTTGGAGCCGGTCAAAGAACGTCCCGGCATGTACACCCGCACTGACAGCCCGACCCATATCTGCCAAGAAGTCATCGACAACGCGGCGGACGAGGCGTTGGGCGGTTTCGCGACTGCAATCGACGTGCAAATTCATGAAGACGGTTCGCTTTCCGTGCACGACAATGGGCGCGGCATTCCCGTCGGTCTGCACCCTGAAGAAGGCGTACCCGTGGTCGAACTCGTGTTTACCCGTCTGCACGCGGGCGGCAAGTTCAACAAAAAAGACGGCGGCAGCGCGTATGCCTTTTCAGGCGGCCTGCACGGCGTGGGCGTATCCGTCACCAACGCCCTTTCCACCCGCCTTGAAGTAACGGTCAAACGCGAAGGCAAAATCCACCGCATCGTGTTTGCCGGCGGCGACGTGGTCGAACCGTTGGCACAAGTGGGCAAATGCGCCGTCAAAGACAGCGGTACAGAAGTGCGCGTCTGGCCGGACGGCAAATATTTTGAAAGCCCGAATTACAGCATTTCCGAACTCGAACGCCTGCTGCGCGCCAAAGCCGTGCTGCTGCCGGGCGTACGCGTTTCCCTGACCCGTCCGGTCAAAGGCGAAGACGAAGCGCGCACTCAAACCTGGCATTACCCCGACGGTCTGAAAAGCTACCTGACCGACCTGATTGCCGACGCGCAGGAAGCCGTACCGCTGTTCTCTTGCGAAAACTACATTTCAGACGACCACAACGGCGATTTCAGCATCGGCGAAGGCGCCGCCTTTGCCCTGACCTGGCTGGAAGAAGGCTCGTGCGCCAACGAAAGCTACGTCAACCTCATCCCCACCCCGCTGGGTGGCACGCACGAAGCGGGCTTGAAACAAGCCGTGTTCAACGCCGTCAACAACTTCATCAACCTGCACAACCTTTTACCGCGCGGCGTGAAAGTACAAAGCGACGACGTGTTCGGCAAAACCGCCTTCGTCCTCTCCGCCCGTGTCCTCGACCCGCAATTTCAAGGTCAGACCAAAGACAAACTGACCAACCGCGACGCGCTGAAACTCGTCGCCGCCGTATCGGGCGACCCTTTGGAATTGTGGCTGAACCAAAACGTGGACTTCGGCAAAAAAATCGCCGAACTCGCTATCCGTCAGGCGCAGGCGCGGATGCGTTCGGTTAAGAAAATCGAAAAGAAAAAAGGCAGCGGCGTCGCCGTCCTGCCCGGCAAGCTGACCGACTGCGAAAGCGAAGACATCCGCGAAAACGAACTCTTCCTTGTCGAAGGCGATTCCGCCGGCGGCTCCGCCAAACTCGCCCGCGACAAAGCCACACAAGCCATCCTGCCCCTGCGCGGCAAAGTGCTCAACAGTTTTGAAGTCCATCCCGACCAGCTTTTCGGCAACGCCGAAATCCACGATATTTCCGTTGCCATCGGTGTCGATCCGCACGGCATTAACGACCATCCCGATTTAAGCGGCCTGCGCTACGGCAAAATTGCCATCCTGTCCGATGCCGACGTGGACGGCTCTCATATTCAAGTTTTGTTGTTGACCCTGTTCTACCGCCACTTCCCGAAACTGGTTGCCGACGGACACATCTACGTCGCCCAGCCGCCGCTGTTCCGCGTCGATGTCAACGCACAAGGCAAAAGCAAACCCGCCCGCAAATTCTACGCCCTCGACCAAAACGAACTCGACGGCATCTTGGAGCGGCTGCAAAAAGAAGGCGTCAAAGAAACCGCCTATTCCATCAGCCGTTTCAAAGGCTTGGGCGAGATGAACCCCGACCAGCTCAAAGACACCACCATGCACCCCGACACCCGCCGCCTGTTGCAGGTACAAATCCCCGAAGGCGCGGATGACGAAACACGCGACATCTTCGTCAAACTGATGGGCAAAGGCGAAGCCGCCGCCCGCCGTGCCTGGATGGAGCGCGAAGGCGATACGGCGGAACTCGATATTTGA